In the Arachis ipaensis cultivar K30076 chromosome B04, Araip1.1, whole genome shotgun sequence genome, ACCTACCATTATTAGTTTAGGgaacatttcaagtgcaccggGGAGCACCGGTGttccagttattttaaccgttgatttcaattaatatatattatatatattttttataattcagatcaacagtTAAAACAACTGGAGCACCGGTACTCCCGGTGCACTTGAAATATTTCCTAATTACCACCTACATAAGTATCTACATTAAGCAATATCTCCAAGAGTTGTGGTAGTGCATCATAGTTTTTATCCCTGTGTTTTATTTCTGATTTTACATCATTAATCATGCACCTGCTGTGAGACTCAGAAGAATAAATTTAATCAATTTAAAAACTAAAGTTAGGAACTGTTAACTTTTTATAGGAGTAATTTTTTTACAAAAGCCAATTATTAAATTATGTCTATTAGTGTGCACCTTTTGCAGGGAGAAATCAGTTTCCCATGACCAATAACAATGATCATTCAAATTGCAGTGCCCTGTGTAAGCACTCATTGATTCTCTCTTTGCATTTTCCCAATGCTTAAATTCTGTTGTATCTATACTGTCATTATTCCTGTTCCTTAAGCAGTTCATGCAGTATTGCAGATAGTGAGATGAAATGTCCATAATATACTATATTTTTATTGTCACTATATGAACCTGAGAGAATATTTTAAGTGCAAAATGTCTTTAAAGTCCATACTATAATGTAATTGGAAAGTGATTCAAATATTAATTGTATGCAATCAATATCATCATACTCACAAGAATGCTCATGAAATCCATGATCTTTTAAAGTGTCAATTTTTCTTAGCATTTTGTTTAATGAGAACATAAATGAACAAAGAAAATGTACTATgacaagaaaaatgaaaagaaacaaACTAATAATAAACACATTTTCTCATTTCTCCTTGCTTGAGAACTTTACAAAATTTTCTACAAGATTACCAAATTTGATTAACAACCAAACCAACAAAATACCAGTCTCAGAAAAGCTTAGCTACAACAAGAATAATTTATACTTAGTTTCCATCATATCATTAAAATTCTTCAGGTAGAGGTCGACCCTCTAAGAAGGACTTGAACAGCACAAGTGATCTCTTAGGCTGTGAAAATGGAGCTTCATGTGATGCTCCTCTAATGGTGGCAAATGAAAGGATATTACCATAAACTTGAGTCCAGCCACCCACCTGAAACAAACAAACAAGAAAGGAATTTTTTTAAAGCACACTCAAAATTTCGAGTAAACATCCAGTCCGGTCCTTAACAAGAAACAATGAGAACAAAGTCGTCTCTCAAGATTCGAAAATGACAAATTCGTCTCTCGATTTCAACAAGTTCTCTCACCTGCTCCCCCTCAAACCAGACCCTGTATGGCACAGTGGTTCTCAGCCTCAGTTTTCTTGCCAATTGGTGCACTAATTTTCTACTTCCAGTCAATGGTATAACTGAATCTTGATCACCACTGCAGAACAAGAAATTTCAAATTATTCTTCAATGCAAACTTAGTCACATCCAAACTTGGGTTAAGGCATTATTAGAAGGATTGAAGCAAGTACCTGTAGACCAAGACTGGTATTCCTGCCTTTACTTATTTACCAACAACTGTGATTGTTGGTATCTCCAAATCGCGCAGCTCATAATCTAGTACACTGAGACATAAACAACCATGGTAGCATTTTGAGTTAAAACCAACATAAAAAACTGTTGTGGCAAACCAAAAGTATTTGTATTTGTATGCATATACAAGGTTAGAAtacaaaatacatattgaaaatgaGTAACAACACATTATACACATATTATGGCTGATTTTTGTATGCACGTAGCATTTTTGTTCTTTCTAAATACAATGTTTGTATGAAAAGATGCAAGGTATAACACTAAGGTTCAACATAAATAGCATCTGAATTAGCAAATGTTATTTCTATGCTCCTGAGACATATTTAACGTATGCTCCAAGTAATTGTGTTTGCTCATGAAACATGCCTTAACATGCTTAATTACAGATGAGCTTCATGTGTAATATACAGAGAGAAGAGAATTACTTGCTGCAAGCAGACCATCTTGTTACTCCAACCAGTCGCGCATGCAAAGCCGACTGAACATCCTTCCTGTTCAGATAATTCACTGTTTCATCTTCAACGCACACGTCTATGGTTTCGGTAACTTGCTGATATGGCAACAAAAACAAGACCAGCATTTTCATGTCTTCATTACTCATATCATACACAACTTACATAGAAATCAATCCAAGGCATGTTGTGAATGGAATCAAAAGAATGAACTACCTGAGGATTGAGGACCTTGGTTTGTGAAAACACTGAAGATATACAAACATCAAGTGTAACATCATACTTGTCGACGAATCTACTAGTTTCTGTGCTAACTTGGCTCATAACCCTTGAACACATAGGAGAAACAGCTCCACTATAATATTCCCTCACATATCTTGAATAGTTACACACAGATGTGAACATTTGAAATGTTACATCTGAGATTAGTCCATGTGACCAGAAGAACTCAGCTCTTGAATTGAAATCTGCTTCGAATTCAAGAACTGGGTTGCCAAGCTGCACCAAAAAGAAAACTAGATTTTTTAGACACCAAGATCCTTTAGACttttccctttttttattttgtagaagAACATTAGAAGAGGgaaacaattaaaagaaaaagctgGAATCAAAGGAAAGAAGAATAATTGGAAGTTTGTGCCTTTAGAAACTCACAGCAATGCCTTTTAAATTGAACAACTTCTCTTTTCTGTTGAATTCTAGCATAAGCTCAGCAAGTTGAGGAACATAGTGGCCTGAAAACAAATTGCAAACAtgttttaatataaatataatcaATTATGCAAGAACCAATTTacataaagaacaaatgggaggAAAATTTACCAGCATAGCTTTCTCCTACTATGAACAAACTTCTGTTTCTGTAGTGTGGGAACTTTACAAACCAGTTTTGCAAGAATATTAAGTTATCCCTGGCTATAAAGTGAAAGAAAAAAATCAGAAAACAAAGCAATCTTTAAAGGTGAAAATTCTCTGTAAATTTTGTAAAGTAACATTTGATACTATCTCAAGATGTAGGCATGGCATAACTGTAAAGTATAACAGAATATAATGCAATACACATTACAGGGAACTTTGAGCAAAAGGGACATGGCAGAGTTTTGTAAAAGGTAAAGATAACAAAAGTAAAAGGGAAAACAGTAAAAAAGAACATTAAGAAGGGAAAGAAgtgaaaagaaaggaagaaagaaagaaagttgACTAAGAATCTTCCTTGGGAAAATTCACTTTCTTCAGCAAGTTCAAAATGCCATTGTAAGAATAGAATTAACAgtgaaataaaaatagaaggatgaaAAAGTTGAGAATTGTTGCCTGTGATCTTGTCATTTACACCCACATAAGAGGAAGTatcttttgaataagagaatCCAACTCCAATTGGTGTTTCCAAGTACAAAACATTTGCTTCTGCAGTTTCATTCATAATATATGATTCAATGCTGAATGAATGAGTATGCTAAAAAAGGATGAAACTTTAACTACCCCATTAATGAAAAATGATACATAGTTTTGTATAAACAAAAATGTACCTCTGTTCCAGCTGAATTGGTTCCTCACCAAGGCCTCTCCTTTTGGCCTAAATGGTCCATTTTCAGAAAATGCACCAACTCCAATAGAAGAACAACCAGGCCCTTCAACATAACATGGCACACAATATGCTCAATATCTTGTGAGTGTGAATAAATGTATGCCATAACACAAGAAACAAAGCTAGAACTAAATAATGGGGGCTTCAGAGTTATTAAGAGAGAGTGTACCTCCATTGAGCCAAAGAACAAGGGGTTTGGAAGGTGCATCCTTTTGAGCTTCAACGAAGTAGAAGAAAAGTGCTTTGTTGTTGCTGTTATCAACAGTAACATAACCTGAAAACTGTTGAAACTCAACATGGGGTTGACCTGGTAAGCGAGTAATCTTAAGAGGTtggtgtgaagaagaagaagaagaagggtgtGGAAGTGCAAGTGCAAGTGAAACACACATTGCAATGCAGCTCCAAAGGAGAGAAGACATAAACAtggtttgaactttgaagaatCCAAATCCAACACACTTTTTAGCAGATAGTTATTGAGAGAGTCTTTGTGGTTTGTGCAGTGAACAAGTGTGTGTGTGTCTTGTCCTGGCTTCTGTATATAAAGTAAGATAAGAATAAGAAGGACTTTCTATAATctatattattgttaatttttttattacaatcCTAGTTTAATAGCTAAAAGTATATTACACTTGAGATTTTACTATaagatttaaaattatttttgaagacTTGTACAAATATAATTCAATGACAACCGGATAAAGAATTCAAAAAAGTGTATGCCCGttgaaagagatgagagagagacagagaaagAGAGTGAATGTGAAAGGAGTGAAAGAATAAATGGGGAGTGCTAGAGGAtgaatgaaaattttgaacaacatgaacaacatcaatcaaataaaaatacactatactttaatttaatattattaattaaatttattcttttaatctTATTAATTTACATTGTTTACATATTGTTCAAAAAATTTGTTGGTtacctaattttttaaaataaaataataaattaattttaacttttataaaaaaaatagtgtaatttgtttatctattttttattagaaattaatttgtctaaaaaaattattaaaaacagaagtctatttttattagtatgTACAAATCTTTACATATCAAATTTCACATCTTAAATTATACTCTTTCATGTCATCATTTGCATAATTAATGTATCTTTCTGGGACCTTAAATTACTTTAGAGAAAATACGAGAAACTAataaaatatttgtacaatgtgtacaatagaatTTGTCACCTGTATTACAACCATAATTATGTGATTTAACTGCATGATTAGATAGGCTCTTCTATATTCATTACATAATGTTAAAGGTACATGAATTTTAAGtaagcattttttctttttatttttctttatattgatttttttttttcggcCAACATGAATCAAAATTTAAACATTTTAATCATAATAAAGCTTAGATATTGTGTATCACAAATACAATAAAAAGAGACATCATATATAATTACATCTAACAATTATAAACTATTAACTAATTAATTGGTATTGTACTGCTGCCCCATACTTAGCTTATTGGTCAAGTAACGCATACAAAAAATGACAGAATGTTCACTATACATTAATAACCATATTTCTTGTACGTAACACACTACTCCAGAATAAAGTAAAGGGAAGATGAACAATGACACTGTTCTGCATATCAGAATGTATATATAAACTATAAAGCTTGAGAATGATGAGAAATTAGGTGAATAGTTGATGAACATCCACTGTGTCTGTGTGCTCCTGCTACATCTTCAATTATAtatttgcttttctttcacttgTCTCTACTCTAGCATATATATGTACAGGACCTGTAAGGcctttttttatggtttttttttttttttcaaagcaaTTGAATTTGTGTTCAATGATCATATCATGTATGTAGGCATGGGGCTTCTTTTTTATCTTGATCCTAAAATGACATAATCTTTCTTGCGACCAATACACAACTAATTTAAGACAAATAATAAAGAGATTTATAAttgttttaagtttttttttgttGCTTACGGTATCCTCAATCCGACAAGTCAAGGAATAATTTGTCGCGGATGTGAACTTTATTTAAGGATTTGTCATTCGCTAATGAGTTGTTACATACACAAGACGGGATTTAAACCTCCAATACTTATTTAAACGGACGAGTGAGCTCAtcattcaaccaatccaaattagttaattatttcaAGTTATATCAAATATTTTAGACTTTTAGGTCATGGCCCTAAATGGGCTAACCCCTTATAGGCCCACTAATATCAGTCTATAACCAAAGAGGACGATTTCAAAAGCGACACCGGTTAGCCTATATGATCTACATTGGATACGGGTATTGGGTAATTTTTCATGCAATAAGAGAAGTAATCACCTATTTCAAATATGATTTCTAGCCATCTTGACCAAGTCACTACTTTTTCTATAAATACCTCATCAAATTCAAGTACTTTTCAAACCTAATTCTCATAAAAACTTATTACATTCTTGCTGATTTATATATTAGAGTCTCTTATAAATACTCTCCAACCGTCATTTTTGGAGTTGACGCGAAGGCATTTCAAGCACCCTTATTAGTTATTACCACCTTTGACCTCTTTCACAAAGCACAATTGCTTATAAATTTGTTTTAGGAGTGCCTCGAAACATATGCACGACTTTGAAAAGACACTATTGAATTTAGAGGAGAAAAAAATCTTAGATGGCTCTAATAATGACCTCGAAAGATAATGAGGTCCTCAACAAAAAATACCATTTTCGACTCCTGATCTTTACTTCT is a window encoding:
- the LOC107635580 gene encoding LOW QUALITY PROTEIN: serine carboxypeptidase-like 45 (The sequence of the model RefSeq protein was modified relative to this genomic sequence to represent the inferred CDS: substituted 1 base at 1 genomic stop codon) yields the protein MFMSSLLWSCIAMCVSLALALPHPSSSSSSHQPLKITRLPGQPHVEFQQFSGYVTVDNSNNKALFFYFVEAQKDAPSKPLVLWLNGGPGCSSIGVGAFSENGPFRPKGEALVRNQFSWNREANVLYLETPIGVGFSYSKDTSSYVGVNDKITARDNLIFLQNWFVKFPHYRNRSLFIVGESYAGHYVPQLAELMLEFNRKEKLFNLKGIALGNPVLEFEADFNSRAEFFWSHGLISDVTFQMFTSVCNYSRYVREYYSGAVSPMCSRVMSQVSTETSRFVDKYDVTLDVCISSVFSQTKVLNPQQVTETIDVCVEDETVNYLNRKDVQSALHARLVGVTRWSACSNVLDYELRDLEIPTITVVGKXVKAGIPVLVYSGDQDSVIPLTGSRKLVHQLARKLRLRTTVPYRVWFEGEQVGGWTQVYGNILSFATIRGASHEAPFSQPKRSLVLFKSFLEGRPLPEEF